One Bos taurus isolate L1 Dominette 01449 registration number 42190680 breed Hereford chromosome 25, ARS-UCD2.0, whole genome shotgun sequence genomic window carries:
- the NAGPA gene encoding N-acetylglucosamine-1-phosphodiester alpha-N-acetylglucosaminidase precursor (The RefSeq protein has 2 substitutions, 1 non-frameshifting indel compared to this genomic sequence), producing the protein MASSMGRFLLFFIALRGFLLEASGDFGSGASRDDDVLLPYSRARARLARDCTRVHAGRLEHESWPPAAQTAGAHRPSVRTFVSYFADRAVPGHLTRAPEPLRTFSVLEPGGPGGCASKRRATVEETARPSGCTVAQNGGFFRMETGECLGNVVSGGRRVSSAGGLQNAQFGIRRDGTLVTGYLSEEEVLDTENPFVQLLSGVVWLIRNGSIYINESQAAECEETQETGSFNRFVNVISARTAVGHDRKGQLVLLHVDGQTEQRGINLWEMAEFLLKQDVVNAINLDGGGSATFVLNGTLASYPSDHCQDNMWRCPRRVSTVVCVHEPRCQPPDCSGHGTCMEGRCQCTGHFWRGAACDELDCGPANCSQHGLCTETGCRCEAGWTGSNCSEACTSGFFGEDCAQKCQCHNGATCDPMQGTCACPPGFTGDTCVQECPLGWYGPGCQSPCKCEHQCPCDPQTGNCSVNWSPTLSSLFSRVKECFPPPEVTVQAEELSLLTRTTWLAITLALAFLLLISTAANVSLFLGSRAARRRHLDGAYVYHPLQEVNGEHPAAEKEQLGDSSNPFKD; encoded by the exons ATGGCGTCCTCCATGGGTcgcttccttctcttcttcattGCGCTGCGCGGCTTCCTACTGGAGGCATCCGGCGACTTCGGCTCGGG GGCCTCCCGCGACGACGACGTGCTCCTGCCCTACtcccgcgcgcgcgcgcgcctcGCCCGGGACTGCACAAGAGTGCACGCCGGCCGCCTGGAGCACCACGAGAGCTGGCCGCCGGCCGCCCAGACCGCCGGCGCCCACCGCCCCTCCGTGCGCACCTTCGTCTCGTACTTCGCAGACCGCGCGGTGCCCGGTCACCTGACGCGAGCGCCCGAGCCCCTGCGCACCTTCTCTGTCCTGGAACCCGGCGGACCCGGCGGCTGCGCGTCGAAGCGCCGCGCCACTGTGGAGGAGACGGCGCGGCCGTCCGGCTGCACCGTCGCCCAGAACGGCGGCTTCTTCCGCATGGAGACGGGCGAGTGCCTGGGCAACGTGGTGAGCGGCGGGCGGCGGGTGAGCAGCGCCGGGGGGCTGCAGAACGCGCAGTTCGGGATCCGCCGCGACGGGACTCTGGTCACCGG ATACCTGTCTGAAGAGGAGGTGCTGGACACTGAGAATCCGTTTGTGCAGCTGCTGAGTGGGGTCGTGTGGCTGATTCGCAATGGCAGCATCTACATCAATGAGAGTCAGGCGGCTGAGTgtgaggagacccaggagacag GTTCCTTCAACAGGTTTGTGAACGTGATCTCAGCCAGGACAGCCGTGGGCCACGACCGGAAGGGGCAGCTGGTGCTCTTGCATGTGGATGGGCAGACGGAGCAGCGGGG CATTAACCTGTGGGAGATGGCGGAGTTCCTGCTGAAACAGGATGTGGTCAACGCCATCAACCTGGATGGAGGAGGCTCCGCCACCTTCGTGCTCAATGGCACCTTGGCCAGTTACCCTTCTGATCACTG CCAGGACAACATGTGGCGCTGTCCCCGCCGCGTGTCCACCgtggtgtgtgtgcatgagcCCCGCTGCCAGCCACCAGACTGCAGCGGCCACGGGACCTGTATGGAGGGGCGCTGCCAGTGCACGGGGCACTTCTGGCGGGGTGCTGCCTGTGATAAGCTGGACTGTGGCCCCGCCAACTGTAGCCAGCACGGGCTCTGCACGGAGA CTGGCTGCCGCTGCGAAGCTGGATGGACAGGGTCCAACTGCAGTGAAG CTTGCACCAGTGGCTTCTTCGGGGAAGACTGCGCCCAGAAGTGTCAGTGTCATAATGGAGCCACCTGTGACCCCGTGCAGGGGACCTGCGCCTGTCCCCCTGGCTTCACTGGAGACACCTGTGTGCAGG AGTGTCCGCTCGGTTGGTACGGGCCAGGCTGCCAGAGCCCTTGCAAGTGTGAGCACCAATGTCCTTGCGACCCCCAGACCGGCAACTGCAGTGTCAACTGGTCACCCACCCTGAGCAGCCTCTTCTCCCGAG TGAAGGAGTGTTTCCCACCTCCCGAGGTCACTGTGCAGGCAGAAGAACTCTCCCTTCTCACCAG GACCACCTGGCTGGCCATCACCTTGGCCCTGGCGTTCCTCCTGCTGATCAGCACAGCGGCAAATGTGTCCTTGTTCCTGGGGTCGAGGGCCGCACGGAGGCGGCACCTGGACGGGGCCTACGTCTACCACCCGCTGCAGGAGGTGAACGGGGAGCACCCGGCCGCCGAGAAGGAGCAGCTGGGTGACTCCAGTAACCCCTTCAAGGACTGA